A stretch of the Streptomyces sp. NBC_01428 genome encodes the following:
- a CDS encoding agmatine deiminase family protein: protein MSAAADGFRMPAEWTPHERTWMAWPGPNPTFDNPGDLAESRAAWAAVARAVRRFEPVTVVCGPGQSAQAAELLGPGVDTVERELDDAWMRDIGPTFLTNGQGELAAVDWTFNGWGAQDWARWEHDSKIGAQVAELAGAKAYASRLVNEGGAIHVDGEGTVLLTETVQLGPERNPGWSREEVESEIHAQLGTRKAIWLPRGLTGDYPPYGFGTLGHVDIVAAFARPGVIVAHSQQDPAHPDHAVSQEVIGLLRAQTDARGRSIEVVEVPAPTVLEADGHWADYSYINHYLCNGGVVLCGFDDPRDEIAAGIFRRLFPERTVTLVDARTIFAGGGGIHCITQQQPKV from the coding sequence TGCCCGCCGAGTGGACCCCGCACGAGCGCACCTGGATGGCGTGGCCGGGCCCCAACCCCACCTTCGACAACCCCGGCGACCTCGCCGAGTCGCGCGCGGCCTGGGCGGCCGTGGCCCGTGCCGTCCGCCGCTTCGAGCCGGTCACCGTGGTCTGCGGTCCCGGCCAGTCCGCGCAGGCGGCCGAACTCCTCGGCCCCGGCGTCGACACCGTCGAGCGGGAACTCGACGACGCCTGGATGCGCGACATCGGCCCCACCTTCCTCACCAACGGGCAGGGCGAACTCGCCGCCGTGGACTGGACGTTCAACGGCTGGGGCGCTCAGGACTGGGCCCGCTGGGAGCACGACTCCAAGATCGGCGCGCAGGTCGCCGAACTGGCCGGCGCCAAGGCGTACGCCTCCCGGCTCGTCAACGAGGGCGGCGCGATCCACGTCGACGGCGAGGGCACCGTGCTGCTCACCGAGACCGTGCAGCTCGGCCCCGAGCGCAACCCCGGCTGGAGCCGCGAGGAGGTCGAGTCGGAGATCCACGCGCAGCTCGGCACCCGCAAGGCGATCTGGCTGCCGCGCGGCCTCACCGGCGACTACCCCCCGTACGGCTTCGGCACCCTCGGCCACGTCGACATCGTCGCCGCCTTCGCCCGGCCCGGCGTGATCGTCGCCCACTCCCAGCAGGACCCGGCGCACCCCGACCACGCGGTCAGCCAGGAGGTCATCGGGCTGCTCAGGGCCCAGACCGACGCCCGGGGCCGCAGCATCGAGGTCGTCGAGGTGCCCGCCCCGACGGTCCTGGAGGCCGACGGCCACTGGGCCGACTACTCGTACATCAACCACTACCTGTGCAACGGCGGCGTCGTCCTCTGCGGCTTCGACGACCCGCGCGACGAGATCGCGGCGGGCATCTTCCGCCGCCTCTTCCCGGAGCGGACGGTGACACTGGTGGACGCACGTACGATCTTCGCGGGCGGCGGTGGCATCCACTGCATCACCCAGCAGCAGCCGAAGGTCTGA
- a CDS encoding TetR/AcrR family transcriptional regulator, producing MAGARKNAPPREEVLAAAMEMIAERGLEKLTMAALGREVGMSSGHLLYYFRTKDELLLRTLEWSEGRLGAERGRLLAARGTARERLDAYVGLYVPDGHRDPHWTLWLEVWNRSQNAADDARERQVAIEGAWHRDLVALLAEGVSRGEFRAVDPDRLAARLRALLDGFSIHVAIGLRGTDRERVLSHVREFLDESLG from the coding sequence ATGGCCGGTGCGCGGAAGAACGCGCCGCCGCGCGAGGAGGTCCTCGCCGCCGCCATGGAGATGATCGCCGAGCGCGGTCTGGAGAAGCTCACCATGGCGGCGCTCGGCCGCGAGGTCGGCATGAGCAGCGGCCATCTCCTCTACTACTTCCGCACCAAGGACGAGCTGCTGCTGCGCACCCTGGAGTGGAGCGAGGGCCGGCTCGGCGCGGAGCGCGGCCGGCTGCTGGCCGCGCGCGGAACCGCCCGGGAACGCCTCGACGCCTACGTCGGCCTGTACGTCCCCGACGGCCACCGCGACCCGCACTGGACGCTCTGGCTGGAGGTCTGGAACCGCTCGCAGAACGCCGCCGACGACGCCCGCGAACGGCAGGTCGCCATCGAGGGCGCCTGGCACCGGGACCTCGTCGCGCTGCTCGCCGAGGGCGTCTCACGCGGTGAGTTCCGCGCCGTCGACCCGGACCGCCTCGCCGCCCGGCTGCGCGCCCTGCTCGACGGCTTCTCCATCCACGTGGCGATCGGCCTGCGCGGCACCGACCGCGAACGGGTGCTGTCCCACGTGCGGGAGTTCCTCGACGAGTCGCTGGGCTGA
- a CDS encoding ricin-type beta-trefoil lectin domain protein: MRRSIRRSTRAVRLIVAGLLTTAGFTAAAPVTAHAAGEQVTAWLTTTDDSGGRHVVRGLQAQAPFAFQSGSGGGGENITVDENTRYQTFTGGGASFTDTAAWLMNSSGALSQSTRDATMRKLFSPADGIGLSFLRNPMGASDLARFGYSYDDVPAGQTDPNLTKFSIAHDLADVVPLTRQALQLNPSLTVMASPWTAPAWMKDSGSLNGGWLKSEDYGAYASYFVKYLQAYRDQGVPVSYVTAQNEPTCCSGYPSMSWNASGLAYFTKSELLPKLQAAGLSTKVLAHDWNWDVYDSYAAQTVDDAAVRSHPNFGGIAWHGYGGDVTKQTGVHNQYPNLDAFGTEHSGGTWIANQQREDMLNIVDYTRNWAKSVTKWSLAVDQNMGPHNGGCGTCTGLITVHNGDGASGTVDYTVEYYTMGHLTKFVRPGAQRIASTASSAVPNVAWRNPDGSKALIAYNDGSAAKTVTINWGSQHATYSLPGKTSATFTWSGTPSGGGAQSGAFVGLAGKCLDVAGGSSANGTAVQLYDCNGSTAQSWSVQADGSVRSLGKCLDVTSASTANGAKVQLYDCNGSAAQRWSYSASTGDVVNTAANKCLDVTDNSSANGARAQIWSCTGAANQKWHLQ; this comes from the coding sequence ATGCGGAGATCCATCAGGAGATCCACTCGGGCGGTACGGCTGATCGTCGCCGGGCTGCTCACCACCGCGGGATTCACGGCGGCCGCGCCCGTCACGGCGCACGCCGCGGGCGAACAGGTCACCGCCTGGCTCACGACGACGGACGACTCGGGCGGCCGCCATGTCGTGCGCGGTCTGCAGGCCCAGGCGCCGTTCGCCTTCCAGTCGGGCAGTGGCGGCGGTGGCGAGAACATCACCGTCGACGAGAACACCCGGTACCAGACGTTCACCGGCGGAGGGGCCTCCTTCACCGACACGGCGGCGTGGCTGATGAACAGCAGCGGGGCGCTGTCGCAGAGCACGCGCGACGCGACGATGCGCAAGCTCTTCTCCCCCGCCGACGGCATCGGGCTGTCCTTCCTGCGCAACCCCATGGGCGCCTCCGACCTGGCCCGATTCGGCTACAGCTACGACGACGTGCCGGCCGGGCAGACCGATCCGAACCTGACGAAGTTCTCCATCGCGCACGACCTGGCCGACGTCGTGCCGCTGACCAGGCAGGCGCTCCAGCTCAACCCGTCCCTCACGGTGATGGCCTCGCCGTGGACGGCGCCGGCCTGGATGAAGGACAGCGGTTCGCTGAACGGCGGATGGCTGAAATCCGAGGACTACGGCGCCTACGCCTCGTACTTCGTGAAGTACCTCCAGGCGTACCGGGACCAGGGTGTCCCCGTCTCGTACGTCACCGCGCAGAACGAACCGACCTGCTGCTCGGGCTATCCCTCGATGAGCTGGAACGCCTCGGGGCTCGCCTACTTCACCAAGAGCGAGCTGCTGCCCAAGCTCCAGGCGGCCGGGCTGTCCACCAAGGTGCTCGCGCACGACTGGAACTGGGACGTGTACGACTCCTACGCCGCGCAGACCGTGGACGACGCGGCGGTCCGCTCGCACCCGAACTTCGGCGGGATCGCCTGGCACGGGTACGGCGGCGACGTCACCAAACAGACCGGGGTGCACAACCAGTACCCGAACCTCGACGCGTTCGGCACCGAACACTCCGGCGGCACCTGGATCGCCAACCAGCAGCGCGAGGACATGCTCAACATCGTCGACTACACCCGCAACTGGGCGAAGTCGGTGACCAAGTGGTCGCTGGCCGTGGACCAGAACATGGGCCCGCACAACGGGGGGTGCGGCACCTGCACCGGCCTGATCACCGTGCACAACGGCGACGGGGCGAGCGGGACCGTCGACTACACGGTCGAGTACTACACGATGGGCCATCTGACGAAGTTCGTCCGTCCCGGCGCGCAGCGGATCGCCTCCACGGCGTCGTCGGCGGTCCCGAACGTCGCCTGGCGCAACCCGGACGGCTCGAAGGCCCTGATCGCCTACAACGACGGCTCGGCCGCCAAGACCGTCACCATCAACTGGGGCTCCCAGCACGCCACTTACTCACTGCCGGGCAAGACGTCGGCGACATTCACCTGGTCCGGGACACCGTCGGGCGGCGGCGCGCAGTCGGGCGCGTTCGTCGGACTGGCCGGCAAGTGCCTGGACGTGGCGGGCGGTTCGAGTGCCAACGGCACGGCGGTCCAGCTCTACGACTGCAACGGCTCGACCGCGCAGTCCTGGAGCGTGCAGGCCGACGGTTCGGTGCGCTCGCTCGGCAAGTGCCTCGACGTCACCTCGGCCTCGACGGCGAACGGCGCGAAGGTGCAGCTCTACGACTGCAACGGCTCGGCCGCCCAGCGCTGGTCGTACAGCGCCTCGACCGGGGACGTGGTCAACACGGCGGCGAACAAGTGCCTCGACGTCACGGACAACTCGTCGGCGAACGGGGCCCGGGCGCAGATCTGGTCGTGCACGGGTGCCGCCAACCAGAAATGGCACCTCCAGTAG
- a CDS encoding glycoside hydrolase family 3 protein: protein MTGLDRNSVRRTAVLAGAALIVGLLPLASAGTAAAADPDPVPVDRFEGEVPFASQPAEGLFTWGGDADDPPELTLAERSDAPEGAKVLAGDYDISGYGGFTHDYAADQPGHDWSAHKGIRFWWDGQDNGKKTAFEIKDGGANGEASELWTTSFTDDFSGWKQIEIPFGDFTYRTDYQPVGGIDQVLGLTQMWGYAVTLPVGAPGRFAMDDVELYGKADQSLRASVTTDAAVYPVKEGGTASVKVSVATTGSAPIDEPVTVAYESAGGTAESGKDYTPVKGEITFPAGTESGASRTVRVPTLRDRTGEAAETVPLKLTVTGAKAPAETPQVVIDAHGLPYLDAKLPVKKRVADLLSRMSLAEKAGQMTQAERGAIGAGGDIAAYDLGSLLSGGGSTPTPNTPAAWAKMIDGYQLRAQATRFQIPLIYGVDAVHGHNNLAGATVMPHNIGIGATRDPALAERTGAVTAAEVRATGVPWDFAPCLCVTRDERWGRSYESFGEDPALVESMETVVQGLQGDRSGRDLKDADRVLATAKHFVGDGGTAYGSSTTGSYTVDQGVTKVGRQELEAVHLAPFQEAVDRGVGTVMPSYSSLDLGDGQGPVKMHARADMINGVLKDRMGFDGFVISDWNAIDQLPGDYAAHVRTSVNAGVDMMMVPYGYKEFSATLIDEAKAGRVTDRRIDDAVARILAQKFRLGLFEKPYADTGGASAIGSTAHRAVARQAAAESQVLLKNAGSVLPLKKSQKVYVAGSNADDIGNQTGGWTITWQGSSGNITPGTTILQGMRKAGGDVTYSKDASASTAGYDVGVVVVGETPYAEGVGDVGNGNDLELTAADKAAVDTVCAAMKCAVLIVSGRPQLIGDRLGDVDALVASWLPGTEGDGVADVLYGRRAFTGQLPVTWPKSESQLPINVGDTSYDPQFPYGWGLTTLTNVPGGGTASLRALALVAAAAERAGAGTVARTAVTKARLLVQQKIGTAVTAASAKPFADADHLLLTGHYADAVAKLTQAYRAG, encoded by the coding sequence ATGACAGGGCTCGATCGGAACTCCGTACGAAGAACCGCCGTGCTGGCCGGCGCCGCACTGATCGTCGGCCTGCTCCCGTTGGCGTCGGCGGGGACGGCGGCGGCCGCCGATCCCGACCCCGTCCCGGTCGACCGCTTCGAGGGCGAGGTGCCCTTCGCGAGCCAGCCGGCCGAAGGCCTCTTCACCTGGGGCGGCGACGCCGACGACCCGCCCGAACTGACCCTGGCCGAGCGGTCCGACGCGCCCGAGGGCGCCAAGGTCCTCGCCGGCGACTACGACATCAGCGGCTACGGCGGCTTCACCCACGACTACGCCGCGGACCAGCCGGGCCACGACTGGTCCGCGCACAAGGGCATCCGCTTCTGGTGGGACGGCCAGGACAACGGCAAGAAGACCGCCTTCGAGATCAAGGACGGCGGCGCGAACGGCGAGGCCTCCGAGCTGTGGACGACCTCCTTCACGGACGACTTCTCCGGCTGGAAACAGATCGAGATCCCCTTCGGCGACTTCACCTACCGCACGGACTACCAGCCCGTCGGCGGCATCGACCAGGTGCTCGGCCTGACGCAGATGTGGGGCTACGCCGTCACCCTCCCCGTCGGCGCCCCGGGCCGGTTCGCCATGGACGACGTCGAGCTGTACGGCAAGGCCGACCAGTCGCTGCGCGCCTCCGTCACCACCGACGCGGCGGTCTACCCGGTGAAGGAGGGCGGCACCGCGAGCGTCAAGGTCTCCGTCGCCACCACCGGCTCCGCCCCGATCGACGAGCCGGTGACCGTCGCCTACGAGAGCGCCGGCGGCACCGCCGAGTCCGGCAAGGACTACACCCCGGTCAAGGGGGAGATCACCTTCCCGGCGGGCACGGAGTCCGGCGCGAGCCGCACGGTCCGGGTCCCGACCCTGCGCGACCGCACCGGTGAAGCGGCCGAGACCGTCCCGCTCAAGCTCACGGTGACCGGCGCCAAGGCCCCCGCCGAGACCCCGCAGGTCGTCATCGACGCCCACGGACTCCCGTACCTGGACGCGAAGCTCCCCGTGAAGAAGCGGGTCGCCGACCTCCTCTCCCGGATGTCCCTCGCGGAGAAGGCCGGGCAGATGACCCAGGCGGAGCGCGGCGCGATCGGCGCGGGCGGTGACATCGCCGCGTACGATCTCGGATCACTGCTCTCCGGCGGCGGCTCCACGCCGACCCCCAACACCCCCGCGGCCTGGGCGAAGATGATCGACGGCTACCAGCTCCGGGCGCAGGCCACCCGTTTCCAGATCCCGCTGATCTACGGCGTGGACGCGGTGCACGGCCACAACAACCTCGCCGGCGCGACCGTGATGCCCCACAACATCGGCATCGGCGCCACCCGCGACCCCGCGCTCGCCGAGCGGACGGGAGCCGTGACCGCGGCCGAGGTCCGCGCCACCGGCGTTCCGTGGGACTTCGCGCCCTGCCTGTGCGTGACCCGCGACGAACGCTGGGGCCGCTCCTACGAGTCCTTCGGTGAGGACCCGGCGCTCGTCGAGTCCATGGAGACGGTCGTCCAGGGCCTCCAGGGCGACCGCAGCGGCAGGGACCTGAAGGACGCCGACAGGGTCCTCGCCACCGCCAAGCACTTCGTCGGCGACGGCGGCACCGCCTACGGCTCCTCCACCACCGGCAGTTACACCGTCGACCAGGGCGTCACCAAGGTCGGCCGACAGGAGCTGGAGGCCGTGCACCTGGCCCCGTTCCAGGAAGCGGTGGACCGCGGCGTCGGCACGGTCATGCCCTCCTACTCGTCGCTCGACCTCGGCGACGGCCAGGGCCCGGTGAAGATGCACGCCCGCGCCGACATGATCAACGGCGTGCTCAAGGACCGGATGGGCTTCGACGGCTTCGTCATCAGCGACTGGAACGCCATCGACCAGCTCCCCGGTGACTACGCCGCGCACGTCCGCACCTCGGTCAACGCGGGCGTCGACATGATGATGGTCCCGTACGGCTACAAGGAGTTCAGCGCGACCCTGATCGACGAGGCGAAGGCCGGACGGGTCACCGACCGGCGGATCGACGACGCCGTCGCCCGGATCCTCGCGCAGAAGTTCCGCCTCGGCCTCTTCGAGAAGCCGTACGCGGACACCGGCGGAGCCTCCGCGATCGGCTCGACGGCGCACCGCGCGGTGGCCCGGCAGGCGGCGGCGGAGTCCCAGGTCCTGCTCAAGAACGCCGGGTCCGTCCTGCCGCTGAAGAAGTCCCAGAAGGTCTACGTCGCCGGGTCCAACGCCGACGACATCGGCAACCAGACCGGTGGCTGGACCATCACCTGGCAGGGCTCGTCCGGGAACATCACCCCGGGCACGACGATCCTCCAGGGCATGCGCAAGGCGGGCGGCGACGTCACGTACTCCAAGGACGCCTCGGCCTCCACCGCCGGATACGACGTCGGAGTGGTCGTGGTCGGCGAGACCCCGTACGCCGAGGGCGTGGGTGACGTCGGCAACGGCAACGACCTGGAGCTGACCGCCGCCGACAAGGCCGCCGTCGACACGGTGTGCGCGGCCATGAAGTGCGCCGTGCTCATCGTGTCGGGCCGCCCGCAGCTCATCGGCGACCGCCTCGGGGACGTCGACGCGCTCGTGGCCTCCTGGCTGCCGGGCACGGAGGGCGACGGTGTCGCCGACGTCCTCTACGGCCGGCGCGCCTTCACCGGACAGCTCCCGGTCACCTGGCCGAAGAGCGAGTCGCAGCTGCCGATCAACGTCGGTGACACGTCGTACGACCCGCAGTTCCCGTACGGGTGGGGTCTGACGACGCTCACGAACGTGCCGGGCGGCGGCACCGCGAGCCTCAGGGCCCTCGCCCTGGTCGCCGCGGCGGCGGAGCGCGCGGGTGCCGGCACGGTGGCCCGCACGGCCGTCACCAAGGCCCGTCTGCTGGTCCAGCAGAAGATCGGCACGGCGGTCACGGCGGCCTCCGCGAAACCCTTCGCGGACGCCGACCACCTGCTCCTGACCGGGCACTACGCGGACGCGGTAGCCAAGCTGACGCAGGCGTACCGCGCCGGGTGA
- the cimA gene encoding citramalate synthase: MTETSELDDAFHVFDTTLRDGAQREGINLTVADKLAITRHLDDFGVGFIEGGWPGANPRDTEFFARAQQEIDFKHAQLVAFGATRRAGGKASEDPQVKALLDSGAPVITLVAKSHDRHVELALRTTLEENLEMVRDTVSHLRSQGRRVFVDCEHFFDGYRANPGYAKAVVRAAAEAGADVVVLCDTNGGMLPAQVQAVVATVLADTGARLGIHAQDDTGCAVANTLAAVDAGATHVQCTANGYGERVGNSNLFPVVAALELKYGKKVLPDGALREMTRISHAIAEVVNLTPSTHQPYVGVSAFAHKAGLHASAIKVDPDLYQHIDPEQVGNTMRMLVSDMAGRASIELKGKELGVDISGDRELVARVVARVKERELEGYTYEAADASFELLLRAEAEGRARSYFEVESWRAIVEDRPDGTHANEATVKLFAKGERIVATAEGNGPVNALDRALRVALETIYPQLAKLELVDYKVRILEGKHGTSSTTRVLIATSDGTGEWSTVGVAENVIAASWQALEDAYTYGLLRAGVEPAA, from the coding sequence ATGACGGAAACCAGCGAACTGGACGACGCGTTCCACGTCTTCGACACGACGCTGCGCGACGGCGCGCAGCGCGAGGGCATCAACCTCACCGTGGCGGACAAGCTGGCCATCACGCGGCACCTGGACGACTTCGGAGTCGGCTTCATCGAGGGCGGCTGGCCCGGCGCCAACCCCCGCGACACCGAGTTCTTCGCCCGCGCCCAGCAGGAGATCGACTTCAAGCACGCGCAGCTCGTGGCCTTCGGAGCGACCCGCCGGGCAGGCGGCAAGGCCTCCGAGGACCCGCAGGTCAAGGCACTCCTGGACTCCGGCGCCCCGGTGATCACGCTGGTCGCCAAGTCCCACGACCGGCATGTCGAGCTCGCCCTGCGCACCACCCTGGAAGAGAACCTGGAGATGGTCCGCGACACCGTCTCGCACCTGCGTTCCCAGGGCCGCCGCGTCTTCGTCGACTGCGAGCACTTCTTCGACGGCTACCGCGCGAACCCGGGCTACGCCAAGGCGGTCGTCCGCGCGGCCGCGGAGGCCGGCGCCGACGTCGTGGTCCTGTGCGACACCAACGGCGGGATGCTCCCGGCGCAGGTCCAGGCCGTCGTCGCCACCGTCCTCGCGGACACCGGCGCCCGGCTCGGCATCCACGCGCAGGACGACACCGGCTGCGCGGTCGCCAACACCCTGGCCGCCGTCGACGCGGGCGCCACCCACGTCCAGTGCACGGCGAACGGCTACGGCGAGCGGGTCGGCAACTCCAACCTGTTCCCCGTCGTCGCCGCCCTGGAGCTGAAGTACGGCAAGAAGGTGCTGCCCGACGGCGCCCTGCGGGAGATGACCCGGATCTCGCACGCCATCGCCGAGGTGGTCAACCTGACCCCCTCCACCCACCAGCCCTACGTGGGGGTGTCGGCCTTCGCCCACAAGGCGGGCCTGCACGCCTCCGCGATCAAGGTCGACCCCGACCTCTACCAGCACATCGACCCCGAGCAGGTCGGCAACACCATGCGGATGCTGGTCTCCGACATGGCGGGCCGGGCCTCGATCGAGCTCAAGGGCAAGGAACTCGGCGTCGACATCAGCGGGGACCGCGAACTGGTCGCCCGCGTCGTCGCCCGCGTCAAGGAGCGCGAGCTGGAGGGCTACACGTACGAGGCGGCCGACGCGAGCTTCGAGCTCCTGCTGCGCGCCGAGGCCGAGGGCCGGGCCCGGTCCTACTTCGAGGTCGAGTCCTGGCGGGCCATCGTCGAGGACCGCCCCGACGGCACGCACGCCAACGAGGCCACGGTGAAGCTCTTCGCCAAGGGCGAGCGCATCGTCGCCACCGCCGAGGGCAACGGCCCGGTCAACGCCCTCGACCGCGCCCTGCGCGTGGCCCTGGAGACGATCTACCCCCAGCTGGCCAAGCTGGAACTGGTCGACTACAAGGTCCGCATCCTGGAGGGCAAGCACGGCACGTCCTCCACCACCCGCGTCCTGATCGCCACCTCCGACGGCACGGGGGAGTGGTCCACGGTCGGCGTGGCCGAGAACGTCATCGCCGCGTCCTGGCAGGCGCTGGAGGACGCGTACACCTACGGCCTGCTGCGTGCCGGGGTCGAGCCGGCGGCGTAG